The DNA region TCCCAACTTTGAACTATAGCTTCTTGAAGATTAAATCTTTCTAATAAGCCATTTGTTTTAAGGTCAGATTCGGCAAGCTGCACAAATTTATTATTGTGATACTTCAACATAGTTCATTCTCGCTCTCATGTATGTTCATGAGCTTGTTTTCAATTTTACTTAGTAATTTAGATTACTTATCGGATCAAAACCCAATTAGTTTAATCGGATTTTCTGACCAATCTTGTAGGATGGTGGGCGAAGATGGCCCTCCTAATATCAATTATTTAGTATGAAAATTAAGGGGTTCAAGTGGAGACGCTCCCGCCATTTTAAATTCCAACAAAAGATTCAGTCATCCATCGAGATGGCTTTTTTTTTGCCTTTTTTTCAAAGTAGCTACGGCCTGAAGTTCTCGGCTTTTTTTGTAAGCAGCAAATGCTAGTGTGGAAATTTGATGCTAAACAACTCATGACCGACTAAGAAGGGAGTTCAGAAGAACCAACTTAGCAACCTCACGAACATTTTTATAGTTTATTCAAAAGATAGTCTAAAGCATCGACTCCATCAGGGACACGAATGTCTGGATCATAACCTTTTAGCTCAAAGAATCCTTCTTCAAAGCCTTCAAAGTATTGAGTCGATAGATTAACAGTGATTCCACTGTCAGGAAGTGTCACCGAGGCCATTTGACCAAAGTGAATTAACCCCGCCGTATTATCACCAACGGTTTTGGCCTTTGGATGAAATGTTAAAAGCTCTACTGCATGCTCACAAGATGAGCCACACCTTCGATCAGTTAAAATATAAATATCTCCCTCGAAGTTTAGCTTCCCAAGCTCAGGCCTTTTAAATTCCTTCACTAAAAGTCGAGGTGAGTTTTTATTTTTTGCCTTAGTAATCGATTCATTAATAAAGTCATAATCTTCTTTAAAGTGAGATACATCATTACCGCTTCTTTTCACACGTTCTTCAATTGTTTTAATATTATTTCGGTACGCAATCCATGATTCAATCGTATTCATGCGATAGACTTTCTTCTTACTATGCTTTACTGAATTATTAAGAAGCCACCTAGAGATATTCTTAATCATAGAAGAGTTTCCTCCACTATTACCTCTTAAATCAAAAATGATAACCTCTGATTGCATCGATTTGGAGATAGCAGGCTTTATACCGTTCCACCTCGAATCCTGAGGAGAATGAAAATGTGTAATTCCAACTATAGAGATATTTTTTGGATGAGAAATATGTTTGATATAATAAGCCCCCTTGGTTTCACTTGGCATAATATTTTTACCAACCTTACCTTCAAGCTTAAGTTTGCTAGTACAATATCCCTCAATTCCTCTCACATTTAAATGTCCATCACTTACATCATTTAAAATTGTGCCTATTTTAATACAGAAGTGTTTAGCATCACTAAACTTCACATCTCGAATTCTTTTCAGTTTTTCTATTGCAACCTCAAATTCATTATCTGGTAAGAAGCCTTTTCCAATGTAAGCTAACTCAAGTTGATTAATGAGAAAATCAACATCTTTAGGTGAAGAAAATGTCACTGTCTTTTGATGACATGAAACAATAAGAAATAACAAAAGTAGAACTAATATATTTTTCATACAACACATTGTAACATACTAATATTACTTCTCGGAATCGAGTCTTTGCGCTCCCGCCATTTAGATCATTCCAATTTTGAAACCACTCCACTTCAACCTTCAAATTTCATCGTAAACAATTAAAACAACTCCATTGTTTCAGCCCCTGAAACACTGTTTCAAAATATTCTTGATAATGCTTATTCTCAAAGATAATTTATTATCTATGATTGAAGATTTTAAAGAATATTTACAAGCGGAACTAGATAATAGGAAAAAGAAAAACTCTCTTTTTAGCCTACGTGCTTTTGCACGAAATCTGGGAATATCTCCGGCTCAACTAAGTCAAATTATCTCAGGAAAAAGACCGCTCACAATAACTACGGCGAAGAAAATAGTTAGGGCCCTAAAACTTTCTCCAATTGAAAGTGAGACCTTTCTTCAAGCTGTCGACCCAGACTTTGTCAGTAAAAAGAAAACTCGCCTAAGTGATGAGAAAAGGAAAAAACTCAAAGAAGATGAATTTAGACTCATTTGCGATTGGGAACACTTCGCAATTCTATCATTATCAGAAGTTCAGAACAATTCTTCAGATGCAAGATGGATTGCCAAAAGATTGAATATACCGATGAATGTTGCTGCTGATGCCAGAGATCGACTGCTAAGACTTGGGATAATTGAAATCAAGAACTCTCAGTTTAGACAAGTATCAGCACCTCTAACGACGACAAATGATATTAAGAGTGAATCTATTCAGAGGAGCCATTATCAAAACCTAGAGCTTGCAATGCAAAAACTAGAATCAGTAGAAGTTTCAAAAAGAGAATATACAACTGTGACAATGGCCACAAACCCGAAAAAAATAAAAGAAGCAAAGACCTTAATAAGAGAATTTAAAAGAAAACTCATGGAATTTTTGGAAGATGGAGAAAAAACGGATGTCTACACTTTGGCCATTCAACTATTTCCACTAACAGAAAAAGGAAAGAAACTATGAATCGATTACTATTATTAGTCATGTTATTAGTGAACTTTGGTTGTGCCTCTTATCAATCTGGAAGTTATGCTGATATTGTTTCAGGTGATCACCCATCGGATGCTCCAATAACAGGAAAGCTTGATTCAACTTTAACAACAAAACACTATGCCGTTATTAACTTCAGCTTTGGAAATGATTCTAAGCAATGGCTAAGAATCAAAAAAGTTCGCCTTGATTTCAATAATAAAGAACTCAACAATAAGGCAAATATTGTTGTTGGCCAAGACATTGTAACTTGGGCAGAGGCAATTAGACACAAAGTGGAAATCGATCAATGGAATAAAGAAGTCATTTGGGGCTCTATCGCATTAGTTGGAGCAGTAACCGCCAGTGGAAGTAGTTCAAACTCAAGCCTAATATATGCTGGTGCAAGTACCTATGCACTTGCTTCAGGAATTTTAGTTGCAAATAGTGTCATCGATAAAGTCAATGACTTAGAAAGGGCCAAACTATTTCCAAGAACACACCTCTATCAATCATTCTCAGTACCCGCAGGACTTTACACAAACAGATGGGTCTTGCTACAAATAAATCGCGGAGATATTCCTTCAGAAGTCTACTTTGATGTTGAATATCTTGATGGAAAAAAAGCAAAGTACAAAGTAAAAATCAAGTCAACGAGTACAAAGGCATAATTATGAAAGTTTTCATTTCTATCGTATTTTTCTTAATTCTGACTCCTTCATTTGCTGGCAATGAAGTCGGAAATGGTGGCGATGTAATCGTTTGCAATGAGAGCGTGACACTTTTGGACTATTATGAGGCCAAAGACTTTGATTTTTCGATACCACCACTAGAGAAAAGTAAAGATTATAGAGAAGTCTTAACGGATATTTTTGATGAGTTTTTAAAGATCGATAAGAAGCTGGCCAATCAATATCAAAAGCGACTACAAGAAATTGAAAATCAAATAGACTTTAGAGCCTCAATAACCCTGACAGATATTCCAGACTCTAATCATGAGGCTCTTCCCAAAGGTTGCAAACTTGAACAAATTGC from Halobacteriovorax sp. GB3 includes:
- a CDS encoding S41 family peptidase — its product is MKNILVLLLLFLIVSCHQKTVTFSSPKDVDFLINQLELAYIGKGFLPDNEFEVAIEKLKRIRDVKFSDAKHFCIKIGTILNDVSDGHLNVRGIEGYCTSKLKLEGKVGKNIMPSETKGAYYIKHISHPKNISIVGITHFHSPQDSRWNGIKPAISKSMQSEVIIFDLRGNSGGNSSMIKNISRWLLNNSVKHSKKKVYRMNTIESWIAYRNNIKTIEERVKRSGNDVSHFKEDYDFINESITKAKNKNSPRLLVKEFKRPELGKLNFEGDIYILTDRRCGSSCEHAVELLTFHPKAKTVGDNTAGLIHFGQMASVTLPDSGITVNLSTQYFEGFEEGFFELKGYDPDIRVPDGVDALDYLLNKL
- a CDS encoding TIGR02147 family protein yields the protein MIEDFKEYLQAELDNRKKKNSLFSLRAFARNLGISPAQLSQIISGKRPLTITTAKKIVRALKLSPIESETFLQAVDPDFVSKKKTRLSDEKRKKLKEDEFRLICDWEHFAILSLSEVQNNSSDARWIAKRLNIPMNVAADARDRLLRLGIIEIKNSQFRQVSAPLTTTNDIKSESIQRSHYQNLELAMQKLESVEVSKREYTTVTMATNPKKIKEAKTLIREFKRKLMEFLEDGEKTDVYTLAIQLFPLTEKGKKL